Proteins from a single region of Apostichopus japonicus isolate 1M-3 chromosome 21, ASM3797524v1, whole genome shotgun sequence:
- the LOC139962999 gene encoding organic cation transporter protein-like isoform X2 gives MKFDEVLGLIGEMGPYQILIMSLVAMAMIPEAMHSLIAVFLTANMDHWCAVPEWAKSFENCTSLPIRSTEYLECIHQYRDASIPVTHVTAAGNPVYSQCQIYDTEYPTDFSDEFFAGDAVNSTRGCPSGWIYDQSQYKSTIVNDFDIVCGDKHLAFTSQSIFYFGYLIGSWASGSLADIIGRYYTFFIAVTVDLIAGFVMSFANSFWMFCLFRFIVGVANISLYIMAFVIATEILGPSKRAIGGISAPTFFSVGYMLLALLAFLVRDWRYLQRIASACLLPLYLLIPILPESARWLMAHQKFDKAEEIIKKIAKHNKTEDKLPEGLTESLMKEHEEKNKEKTYTSLDILRQPRLRIAAFILFFVWPVSSLVYFGLSLNTAKFGSNDYVTFFLTGAVEIPANLLIIPLIGSPLGRKFTISGAMYIGSIACLTTILTSGAIKTTAAMIGKFFITISFSTLYIMSAEIFPTTVRSIGVGMCSTSSRVGSILAPIVLIMADLWEPLPLVVFAVLEVIAATCLLLLPETRGKILTATLAESENFLRSRIGRCGKGSKGDIQLKDETVE, from the exons atgaaatttgacgaAGTTCTGGGACTGATCGGGGAGATGGGGCCCTACCAGATTCTCATCATGTCTCTTGTTGCCATGGCAATGATACCGGAAGCTATGCATTCGTTGATTGCTGTTTTTCTAACCGCTAATATGGATCACTGGTGTGCAGTACCGGAGTGGGCAAAATCGTTTGAAAACTGCACTTCTTTGCCAATACGGTCAACCGAATACCTTGAATGTATTCATCAGTATCGCGATGCATCGATTCCCGTCACACACGTAACTGCCGCTGGGAATCCGGTTTATTCCCAATGTCAAATATACGACACCGAATATCCGACTGACTTCTCTGATGAATTCTTTGCAGGTGATGCAGTAAATTCAACGAGAGGCTGTCCCAGTGGATGGATCTACGATCAGAGCCAATACAAGAGCACCATTGTCAATGAC TTCGATATTGTGTGTGGTGATAAACATTTAGCATTTACTTCACAATCTATCTTTTATTTCGGATATCTGATCGGTTCTTGGGCGTCTGGATCTCTTGCAGATAT AATTGGGCGATACTATACATTTTTTATAGCTGTAACCGTTGACCTTATCGCTGGCTTCGTTATGTCATTCGCTAACAGCTTTTGGATGTTCTGTCTATTCCGCTTTATTGTTGGAGTTGCCAACATATCGTTGTACATTATGGCATTTGTCATAG CGACCGAGATTCTTGGGCCATCTAAAAGAGCTATCGGGGGTATATCTGCACCAACTTTCTTTAGTGTAGGGTACATGCTTTTGGCTCTTTTAGCGTTCCTTGTCCGAGACTGGCGATATTTACAACGTATTGCATCTGCATGTTTGTTACCATTATATTTGCTCATTCC AATTCTTCCTGAGTCAGCGAGATGGCTAATGGCACATCAAAAGTTCGATAAGGCAGAAGAAATTATCAAGAAAAtagcaaaacataacaaaacagaGGATAAACTTCCAGAAGGTCTAACCGAATCTTTGATGAAGGAACACGAG gaaaaaaacaaggaaaaaactTACACCAGTTTGGACATTCTACGACAACCAAGACTCCGAATTGCagcatttattcttttctttgtctG GCCTGTCTCTAGTCTTGTATATTTCGGTTTATCTCTCAACACGGCTAAGTTCGGTTCCAATGATTACGTCACGTTTTTCTTGACCGGTGCTGTGGAAATTCCTGCCAATCTGTTGATTATCCCGCTGATTGGTTCACCACTAGGTAGAAAGTTTACGATTTCCGGGGCTATGTACATCGGAAGCATTGCTTGCTTGACCACAATTTTAA CTTCTGGTGCTATTAAAACGACCGCAGCAATGATCGGTAAATTCTTCATCACGATATCGTTTTCGACTTTGTACATTATGTCAGCGGAGATATTCCCAACTACTGTGAG GAGTATTGGCGTAGGAATGTGTTCCACTTCCAGTAGAGTTGGTAGCATCTTAGCCCCGATCGTGCTCATAATGGCAGACCTATGGGAACCTCTACCGTTGGTCGTGTTTGCTGTTCTGGAAGTTATAGCAGCTACTTGCTTGTTATTATTGCCAGAAACTCGTGGTAAAATTCTCACGGCGACACTGGCGGAGAGCGAAAACTTCCTACG CTCACGTATAGGAAGATGTGGAAAAGGTAGCAAGGGTGATATTCAGTTGAAAGATGAAACGGTGGAGTAG
- the LOC139962999 gene encoding organic cation transporter protein-like isoform X1 translates to MKFDEVLGLIGEMGPYQILIMSLVAMAMIPEAMHSLIAVFLTANMDHWCAVPEWAKSFENCTSLPIRSTEYLECIHQYRDASIPVTHVTAAGNPVYSQCQIYDTEYPTDFSDEFFAGDAVNSTRGCPSGWIYDQSQYKSTIVNDFDIVCGDKHLAFTSQSIFYFGYLIGSWASGSLADIIGRYYTFFIAVTVDLIAGFVMSFANSFWMFCLFRFIVGVANISLYIMAFVIATEILGPSKRAIGGISAPTFFSVGYMLLALLAFLVRDWRYLQRIASACLLPLYLLIPILPESARWLMAHQKFDKAEEIIKKIAKHNKTEDKLPEGLTESLMKEHEEKNKEKTYTSLDILRQPRLRIAAFILFFVWPVSSLVYFGLSLNTAKFGSNDYVTFFLTGAVEIPANLLIIPLIGSPLGRKFTISGAMYIGSIACLTTILTSGAIKTTAAMIGKFFITISFSTLYIMSAEIFPTTVRSIGVGMCSTSSRVGSILAPIVLIMADLWEPLPLVVFAVLEVIAATCLLLLPETRGKILTATLAESENFLRSSRIGRCGKGSKGDIQLKDETVE, encoded by the exons atgaaatttgacgaAGTTCTGGGACTGATCGGGGAGATGGGGCCCTACCAGATTCTCATCATGTCTCTTGTTGCCATGGCAATGATACCGGAAGCTATGCATTCGTTGATTGCTGTTTTTCTAACCGCTAATATGGATCACTGGTGTGCAGTACCGGAGTGGGCAAAATCGTTTGAAAACTGCACTTCTTTGCCAATACGGTCAACCGAATACCTTGAATGTATTCATCAGTATCGCGATGCATCGATTCCCGTCACACACGTAACTGCCGCTGGGAATCCGGTTTATTCCCAATGTCAAATATACGACACCGAATATCCGACTGACTTCTCTGATGAATTCTTTGCAGGTGATGCAGTAAATTCAACGAGAGGCTGTCCCAGTGGATGGATCTACGATCAGAGCCAATACAAGAGCACCATTGTCAATGAC TTCGATATTGTGTGTGGTGATAAACATTTAGCATTTACTTCACAATCTATCTTTTATTTCGGATATCTGATCGGTTCTTGGGCGTCTGGATCTCTTGCAGATAT AATTGGGCGATACTATACATTTTTTATAGCTGTAACCGTTGACCTTATCGCTGGCTTCGTTATGTCATTCGCTAACAGCTTTTGGATGTTCTGTCTATTCCGCTTTATTGTTGGAGTTGCCAACATATCGTTGTACATTATGGCATTTGTCATAG CGACCGAGATTCTTGGGCCATCTAAAAGAGCTATCGGGGGTATATCTGCACCAACTTTCTTTAGTGTAGGGTACATGCTTTTGGCTCTTTTAGCGTTCCTTGTCCGAGACTGGCGATATTTACAACGTATTGCATCTGCATGTTTGTTACCATTATATTTGCTCATTCC AATTCTTCCTGAGTCAGCGAGATGGCTAATGGCACATCAAAAGTTCGATAAGGCAGAAGAAATTATCAAGAAAAtagcaaaacataacaaaacagaGGATAAACTTCCAGAAGGTCTAACCGAATCTTTGATGAAGGAACACGAG gaaaaaaacaaggaaaaaactTACACCAGTTTGGACATTCTACGACAACCAAGACTCCGAATTGCagcatttattcttttctttgtctG GCCTGTCTCTAGTCTTGTATATTTCGGTTTATCTCTCAACACGGCTAAGTTCGGTTCCAATGATTACGTCACGTTTTTCTTGACCGGTGCTGTGGAAATTCCTGCCAATCTGTTGATTATCCCGCTGATTGGTTCACCACTAGGTAGAAAGTTTACGATTTCCGGGGCTATGTACATCGGAAGCATTGCTTGCTTGACCACAATTTTAA CTTCTGGTGCTATTAAAACGACCGCAGCAATGATCGGTAAATTCTTCATCACGATATCGTTTTCGACTTTGTACATTATGTCAGCGGAGATATTCCCAACTACTGTGAG GAGTATTGGCGTAGGAATGTGTTCCACTTCCAGTAGAGTTGGTAGCATCTTAGCCCCGATCGTGCTCATAATGGCAGACCTATGGGAACCTCTACCGTTGGTCGTGTTTGCTGTTCTGGAAGTTATAGCAGCTACTTGCTTGTTATTATTGCCAGAAACTCGTGGTAAAATTCTCACGGCGACACTGGCGGAGAGCGAAAACTTCCTACG AAGCTCACGTATAGGAAGATGTGGAAAAGGTAGCAAGGGTGATATTCAGTTGAAAGATGAAACGGTGGAGTAG